The Flavobacterium faecale genomic sequence GACATGAACATTGACACTCCTTTTTTTGCATCGGCCAAGGCTACTGCTTGTGGTGTACTTACCACAACTGCTCCTGTAACAGGTAGTGATTGCATGATCGAAAGGTGGATATCTCCTGTTCCTGGAGGTAAATCGATTAACATGAAGTCCAATTCTCCCCAATCTGCATCAAAAATCATTTGGTTCAACGCTTTGGAAGCCATTGGTCCTCTCCAGATTACGGCTTGACTAGGTGAAGTGAAAAATCCGATAGAAAGCATTTTCACTTCGTAACTTTCTACGGGCTTCATTTTTGATTTTCCGTCAACAGTAACCGATGTTGGTTTTTCATTTTCTACATCAAACATGATTGGCATAGATGGTCCGTAGATATCTGCATCTAAGACACCAACTGAAAAACCCATTTTTGCTAATGTTACAGCCAAGTTTGCTGTTACGGTAGATTTCCCTACTCCTCCTTTTCCAGAGGCTACAGCGATTACATTTTTGATTCCAGGAATCGTTTTTCCTTTGATTTCTGCTTTTTCAGGAACGACTACTTTGCTGTTTATTTTGATTTTGGCATCTGCCGATATTTTTTCTAAAATGGTTTTCTTGATGTCGTCTTCAGCACGTTTTTTAATGTGCATTGCTGGTGTGTTTAAAACCAATTCTACTACAACTTCATCTCCAAAAGTTAGCACATTTGCAATTGCTCCACTTTCTACCATGTTTTTTCCTTCTCCAGCTATAGTTATTGTTTCTAAAGCTTTTAGGATTTCTTTTCTATCTAATTTCATCACTTACGCTATTTCTATTATTGCTTTCGGCCCAAGAAAATTATCTTTATTTAAACTGATTAAAGTTTTTGGACTTTCAAATGCAAAGATAAGCGATTAAGTTCTTAATATAAAGTTATTAAAGCGGATTTATTGTAATGGGAATTTGGTGTTTTTCGAATGGAAAGTACAGGTGTTTTATGGAACATAAAGTATAATAAAACACGAGTTATATTATTTTACTCGAATATAATATAGCAGAACAAACCTCAATACTGATTAGCTTACTAATAAGTTATATTTCAATTAGTGAAACTGAAAACTGTAAACCGCGACTAATCACTACTCACTAACTTCTGGCTGCCAAAAATGCTTTTCAAAATTAATTATTTGATTGTCTACCACTACAATTCCTTCGCTTTCTAGTAATTGTTGCATCAGGTTTGTACCATCAAAATGGAATTTACCCGTCAATAAACCTCTTCGGTTTACGACGCGGTGTGCGGGGATGTCCTCCATCGTGTGTGAGGCGTTCATGGCATAGCCCACCATACGTGCAGAACGACCAGCTCCAATGGCTTTTGCAATAGCACCATAAGAGGTGACTCTACCAAACGGAATCTGGCGAGCAACAGTATAAACACGTTCGAAAAAATTAGTATTTTCCACAACTCTTTTTTTTAGCCCAAATAGTATCGGACAATATTAATCAAGGTCGCAATAGAAATTAAGCCCGTTACACTCCCTATAATCACATTCATATTTTTCAACAATGAATCGGCTTTGGATTCGACCTTTTGAAAGAAAGAAATATAAAAATAAAACACTAGTGACGATCCAATAACGACACCACTAACAAAGGTAAGAATCGAACTATTGACAAACCAAAATAGTTGATAGGAAGCCAATGTGATACTTACAAAAACATAATAAGGAATAGGAAAAAAATTAAGCGCCGAGAGCAACATACCCAAAAAGAAGCGCTCTTTTTTACTTTTTTTTCCGATTTTGGCTTTTTTTAGTTTTGGTTTCTTGGCTATGAAAAGAAAAAATATAGTCAAAAGGGTAAAAATTCCAAAACCTATTTCGCGCAGTAAAATAACAATATCGGGTCTTGAATTGATTACTTCTGCAAACAAAATGGCTATGTAGGCTTGAAAAAAGATCACAATAACTGCTCCCGCTACAAATGACAAAGCATTTGTATTCCCCTCCTTAAGATTTACCTTGGCAGCTGTCATGTTAATCAAACCCGGAGGAATAATTCCCACCACAGCTGTCAAAAACCCCAAAAAGAGAGACGTTATAAAATCCATCCTACATTATATACTGACTTAAAGCAATTGCTAATTAGTCTTTGATTCGGAACTTAATATAAGTAATTGCTTTGTTTACTTCAAGATATTGTTTTTCGTAGAAAGTTTGAAAAGCAGTCACTTCTTCAGGGCTACCTTCATTTACATATACGTTGTGATTGGCATACAAAACCTCATGCCCTTCACCATGAAGTAATCCTAAAGTATATCCATGCATGAATTCACTATCTGTTTTAAGATTCATAACCCCATCTTTTTTCAAAACTTTTTTGTACAACTTTAAAAACTCCGAATTGGTCATACGGTGCTTTGTTCTTTTGTATTTAATTTGTGGATCTGGAAAAGTAATCCAAATTTCGTCCACTTCGTTTTCAGCAAAAATGTGGTTGATCAATTCGATTTGAGTACGAATGAAAGCGACATTATGAAGACCTGTTTCTACAGCAGTTTTGGCACCACGCCAAAAACGAGCTCCTTTAATATCAATTCCGACAAAGTTTTTATTCGGATATCTTTCGGCTAGACCTACTGAATATTCGCCTTTTCCACAACCTAATTCCAAAACAACTGGATTGTCATTTTTGAAGAAATCAGAATTCCATTTCCCTCTTAGCGGAAACAAATCCCCTACGACCTCTTCTCTAGTTGGTTGAAATACGTTTTCGAATGTTTCGTTTTCTTTGAATCTCTTTAATTTATTTTTGCTTCCCACTGTAATTGATATATTTAACTTCTTAAAGTCCGACCTTGTGTTATCGGGTCGCAAATTTAAGGAATTATATAAGACCGAATAGATTTATTTGAGTGAAGAATTATGATTAACGATTTTTCATTATTTATCTTACCTCTATGGACACTAAGAATATTGATTTTTGATTAACGAACTTTGATTAACGATTGTTGATTAACGATTTTTGATTTTACCCCTAAGTCGAAAATGCACAAAGAATGAATTGATTTTTGATTAACGAATTTTGATTAAAGATTTTTGATTTTACCCCTAAGTCGAAAATGCACAAAGAATGAATTGATTTTTAATTAACGAATTTTGATTAAAGATCTTTGATTTTTGATTTTACCACAAATACACAAAGAATGTATTGATTTTTGATTAAATATTTTCGACTAACAATTTTTGATTCTACCGCAAGTCGCAAATGCATAAAGAATGCACTGATTTTTGATTAAAGATTGCCAATTTCTGATTTTTGAAATTTGATATTGACCGTTGACTTTTGACTTTTGACCGTTGATTTTTGATCCTTGATCTTTGATTTTTGATCTTACTCCGTACACTCAATTGGGAACAATGTCTCATCATGCTGCGAAATATCCAATCCAACACCTTCAGACTCTTCAGAAACGCGCATTGGAATCATTCTGTTTGTGATTTTGAACAATATATAAGCACCAAAAAAAGTAAAAATAGAGACCAAAACCAAGGCCATCATGTGGTGACCAAAAACACTCCAACCACCGTGAAGTAAACTCGCATCTTCACCATGAGCAAAAATTGCCGTTAAAATCATTCCCATAATTCCGCCTACACCATGACAAGCAAAAACGTCAAGAGTATCATCAATTTTTCGCAACAAACTAGAGTGCACCAAATAGTTGGAAACGATAGCAGTTATAAAACCAAAAAACATACTCTCGGGCACAGATACATAACCTGCGGCAGGCGTGATAGAAACCAAGCCTACAACCGCTCCTATACAGGCACCCAAAGCAGAAACCTTTCTTCCATTTAAACGATCATAGAAAATCCACGTTAACATAGCAGCAGCCGACGCTGTAGTTGTTGTAGCAAATGCCATTGCTGCTACACCATTTGCTTCTAATGATGAACCGGCATTAAAGCCAATCCACCCAAACCACAACATTCCCGTTCCTAACAATACAAACGGAATATTGGTTGGTACATGACTACTATTATTTCGTTTCCCCAAAACGATTACACCTGCAAGTGCGGCAAAACCTGCACTCATATGCACAACGGTTCCTCCAGCAAAATCTTTGACACCAAAATAAGATCCCAGAATTCCGGTAGGATACCAAACGGCATGGCAAAGGGGTGCGTATATAAAAATCGTAAATAAGCAGATAAAAAGTAAATAGGAAATAAAACGAACACGCTCTGCAAACGAACCTGTAATAATTGCTGGAGCAATAACAGCAAATTTCATTTGAAAAAGTGCAAAGAGCATGAATGGTACCGTAGAAGCAATTTGTTTATGAGGCAAAATACCAACATAGTCCATAAACGTGAACGAAGTTGGATCGCCTATAAAACTATAAAAACCATCCCCAATCGTAATCCCAAGAGGTTCTCCAAAAGCCAAGCTAAAGCCAACTACCACCCAGATAAGGGTTACAACACCCATGCAAATAAAACTTTGTAGCATGGTCGAAATCACATTTTTTTTACCAACCATACCGCCATAAAAAAATGAAAGCCCTGGCGTCATGATCAACACCAAGCAGCAAGAGGTAAGCATCCAAGCCACATCTGCGGGTACAATATGGTCTAATGTTCCAAATTGTGACAAAATAGCATCTGTGCTTGTTACCGCAGGCCAAAAAAGACCCGTAATACATATCAAACTAATAATTGCAAAGGAAATTACCCAACGTCTCTCTATTTTCATTATTTTTATTTTACCCCGTTAATTTAGGGGGCAAAGTTAAAAAATATTTATTTTTTCCGGATAAAACCAGCGAAATTCGACCCATATCCGCCAATTAAAATCAATTCAATAAAAGACAACCCTATTGACTAATTTTCGATGCATAAAAAACAAACATTTTGTGATTTTTTTGAGAATACGATTATTATCATTTTCTCATCAAAAAAAAGACTACACTTTATCTTAAAAATTCCTTAACAAATTCACACCTTTTACAATAAAAGGTATGATTATTGAAACAAAGACACCTAAGGATTATTAAAAAAATGCTAAATTCGATAGAATATTAATGTATTTTTACCCTAGATTTATTGACACAACCAGAAGACCTATGAAAAAGTTGACCGCATTGTCCTATTATTTCCTAATTGCAACCCTATTATTGGTAGCGTCTTGCAAAAAATTCACTGACCAAACCGGCGTTACAGATCTAGATGAAGTACCAGAGGAAGTAATCCCATCATTCGATAGTACCCTTGTAGCAACATTTTTTCAAAAACACCCGTTACTTGACAAATATCAAGACGAGGTACGTAGCCTATACCGCAAACACCACTATAATTACGTTTGGTATGACAAAAATGGCGTAAATGAATTTGGAAGTCTATTGCACAATAAGATCATCAATATCGAAGATGAAGGTGTACTAACCGCAATTCCATACCGTCAAAAATTGGATTCAATTTATGAGAATCCTGCTCAAAAAGAGCCAAACGTAACTACAGAACTACTTAATAGCTCCATGTATTTCTTCTATGTTGATAAGGTATACCAAGGATTGGACAGCGCAAAAACCAAAGAAATGGAATGGTTCCTGCCTCGCGACAAACAAACATATGGTCAATACTTAGATTCCCTTATTGTCAACCCTGGCTTAATCAAGAATAACGACAAAGGACTTTTTGCACAATACTATTTATTGAAAAAAGTTTTAAAAGACTATCGAAAAATAGAAAAAAAAGGCGGTTGGGATACTATTGTCATGGATTCAAAATCGCTGAATGTTGGTGACAGCGCCGTAGCCATCACGCAGTTACGAAACCGCTTGTTTGCCTCTGGCGAACTTGCTACCAACTCCAAAAGCGCAGTCTATGATGACGAGTTAGGTCAAGCAGTGTTGAAATTTAAGAAAGCCAACCGCAATTCTGCCAGTACCATCATCCTGCCGTCACACGTCAAAGTCCTGAACATATCTGTCACTGAACGTATCAAAACACTGGTAGTAAACATGGAACGTTGCCGATGGATCCCAAAAGACATCACCAATGCCAAAGAAGTGATAGCAGTAAACATTCCAGCCTATGAGCTTACGTATTTCAAAAATGGCAAACCAGCCTTCAAATCCAATGTTGTTGTTGGTAAAACACTAAACAAAACTGTGATTTTTAGCGCTCCAATGCGTTACATCGTTTTCAGCCCGTATTGGAACGTACCTTACAGCATTCTTAAAAACGAAATCAAACCTGGTATTGCCAGAGACCCTAATTATCTTGCCAAACACAATATGGAATGGAACGGAAACAGCGTTCGTCAAAAACCGGGTTCCCGAAATTCACTAGGATTAGTAAAGTTTTTGTTCCCGAACTCCAACTCCATCTACCTACACGATACACCTAGCAAATACTTGTTTAGCCGTCGTGATCGCGCGTTCAGCCACGGTTGCATACGTGTAGAAAAACCAAAAGAGTTGGCCGAAGTCTTGCTTCAAGACGAACCAAAATGGACCGCTGAAAAAATTGGTGAAGCCATGCATGGCGGAAAAGAAGTTTGGCATACATTAAAAAATAAAATTCCGGTCTATATTGGGTATTTCACGGCTTGGGTAGACACAGAAGGAAATTTGCAATTTTATGAAGATGTATATGAACGCGACCAACCACTAGCCAACTTATTGTTCGAAAAGAAATCTGAAAAATTAGAAGCAGAAAATTCCGATTCCAAATAACGATCTGTCCCGCTCTACGCATTATCTTTTTCTTTGGCCTTAACGCACTGTGCGCAAAAGGCCAAAGAAAAAGGATAATTTGCTGCGATCGGGGCTATTCTAAAACATCTTTTTCTTATTACAACATCAAACATTGGTATGCAGATAAAACGGATGTGCAATTGCAAAAATAAGGATAAAAACAGATTTTTTTTCATTTTGACTACCTGACTTCGCAGCAACCTGACGAAACAAAAAAAGCAGTCTAATTTTTAATTAGACTGCTTTTTTCTGAATTTATAATTGACTTTAAATATTCTCTTTTATTTAGTGTGCTTTCTGTTTTTCAAAAACAGTTGTCATAGCACTTTTTATTTTATCTGCAGCTAAGAAAAATGCTTTCTCAATAGAATCTGCATGTGCTGTAACTGCAATTGGTTGTAATCCTGCAGGACGAGCTTCAATTACGCATCTTTTATCATCTACGCCACTTTTAGCACTATTTTCGTCACCTAAATGAACTTCAAATCGGGTTATTTTATCTTCAAAACGAGCCAATGATTTTTCTAATTCGGCTGTAAAATAAGTTTCTAATCTTTCGTGTCCTTCTATATTTTTGTCGGTATTGAATTGTATTTTCATATGTATTATTGTTTTTTGATATATCTCAAATTTAGCAAAATTATTCGGCAAAAAATAGGGATTTAGTAAAAAATTATGAAATGAAAAACCAAAAAAGTAAACTAAAACTACTTAACTGCTTAAAATCGTGCGAACAGTGTTTTTTTATTAGACAAAGACTTTATTTAATCTCTTCGACAATTAAAAATTAGATAGGATATAGCTAATTC encodes the following:
- a CDS encoding ammonium transporter yields the protein MKIERRWVISFAIISLICITGLFWPAVTSTDAILSQFGTLDHIVPADVAWMLTSCCLVLIMTPGLSFFYGGMVGKKNVISTMLQSFICMGVVTLIWVVVGFSLAFGEPLGITIGDGFYSFIGDPTSFTFMDYVGILPHKQIASTVPFMLFALFQMKFAVIAPAIITGSFAERVRFISYLLFICLFTIFIYAPLCHAVWYPTGILGSYFGVKDFAGGTVVHMSAGFAALAGVIVLGKRNNSSHVPTNIPFVLLGTGMLWFGWIGFNAGSSLEANGVAAMAFATTTTASAAAMLTWIFYDRLNGRKVSALGACIGAVVGLVSITPAAGYVSVPESMFFGFITAIVSNYLVHSSLLRKIDDTLDVFACHGVGGIMGMILTAIFAHGEDASLLHGGWSVFGHHMMALVLVSIFTFFGAYILFKITNRMIPMRVSEESEGVGLDISQHDETLFPIECTE
- the trmB gene encoding tRNA (guanosine(46)-N7)-methyltransferase TrmB, producing the protein MGSKNKLKRFKENETFENVFQPTREEVVGDLFPLRGKWNSDFFKNDNPVVLELGCGKGEYSVGLAERYPNKNFVGIDIKGARFWRGAKTAVETGLHNVAFIRTQIELINHIFAENEVDEIWITFPDPQIKYKRTKHRMTNSEFLKLYKKVLKKDGVMNLKTDSEFMHGYTLGLLHGEGHEVLYANHNVYVNEGSPEEVTAFQTFYEKQYLEVNKAITYIKFRIKD
- a CDS encoding Mrp/NBP35 family ATP-binding protein, whose product is MKLDRKEILKALETITIAGEGKNMVESGAIANVLTFGDEVVVELVLNTPAMHIKKRAEDDIKKTILEKISADAKIKINSKVVVPEKAEIKGKTIPGIKNVIAVASGKGGVGKSTVTANLAVTLAKMGFSVGVLDADIYGPSMPIMFDVENEKPTSVTVDGKSKMKPVESYEVKMLSIGFFTSPSQAVIWRGPMASKALNQMIFDADWGELDFMLIDLPPGTGDIHLSIMQSLPVTGAVVVSTPQAVALADAKKGVSMFMSEAINVPVLGIIENMAYFTPEELPNNKYYIFGQEGARNLAQDLEVPFLGEVPIVQSIREAGDFGRPAAMQTGSVIEGVFEEITRKVVEETIKRNENLPASEAIKITTMAGCSAVKK
- a CDS encoding MGMT family protein; the encoded protein is MENTNFFERVYTVARQIPFGRVTSYGAIAKAIGAGRSARMVGYAMNASHTMEDIPAHRVVNRRGLLTGKFHFDGTNLMQQLLESEGIVVVDNQIINFEKHFWQPEVSE
- a CDS encoding L,D-transpeptidase family protein gives rise to the protein MKKLTALSYYFLIATLLLVASCKKFTDQTGVTDLDEVPEEVIPSFDSTLVATFFQKHPLLDKYQDEVRSLYRKHHYNYVWYDKNGVNEFGSLLHNKIINIEDEGVLTAIPYRQKLDSIYENPAQKEPNVTTELLNSSMYFFYVDKVYQGLDSAKTKEMEWFLPRDKQTYGQYLDSLIVNPGLIKNNDKGLFAQYYLLKKVLKDYRKIEKKGGWDTIVMDSKSLNVGDSAVAITQLRNRLFASGELATNSKSAVYDDELGQAVLKFKKANRNSASTIILPSHVKVLNISVTERIKTLVVNMERCRWIPKDITNAKEVIAVNIPAYELTYFKNGKPAFKSNVVVGKTLNKTVIFSAPMRYIVFSPYWNVPYSILKNEIKPGIARDPNYLAKHNMEWNGNSVRQKPGSRNSLGLVKFLFPNSNSIYLHDTPSKYLFSRRDRAFSHGCIRVEKPKELAEVLLQDEPKWTAEKIGEAMHGGKEVWHTLKNKIPVYIGYFTAWVDTEGNLQFYEDVYERDQPLANLLFEKKSEKLEAENSDSK
- a CDS encoding LysE family transporter, which codes for MDFITSLFLGFLTAVVGIIPPGLINMTAAKVNLKEGNTNALSFVAGAVIVIFFQAYIAILFAEVINSRPDIVILLREIGFGIFTLLTIFFLFIAKKPKLKKAKIGKKSKKERFFLGMLLSALNFFPIPYYVFVSITLASYQLFWFVNSSILTFVSGVVIGSSLVFYFYISFFQKVESKADSLLKNMNVIIGSVTGLISIATLINIVRYYLG
- a CDS encoding HPF/RaiA family ribosome-associated protein gives rise to the protein MKIQFNTDKNIEGHERLETYFTAELEKSLARFEDKITRFEVHLGDENSAKSGVDDKRCVIEARPAGLQPIAVTAHADSIEKAFFLAADKIKSAMTTVFEKQKAH